The genomic DNA GCCATGTACTGGTGCGTCGGTGGAACATCCGGGTCGTGGAGGATCTTACACACCTGGCCATCGCACCTCGCTCCAGCACATCCCCTCTTCGGTTGGACGCAGATGACAACGTTGCCGTACCGAACGCCGGTGATAACTATCTTCCCCTGATAGAGCATTGCAGCAGGTATGCCGTTCTTCTCCTCCCCAGGTGGGTTACCCCACGCCTCGCACACACGATCACGAACTGTGGGAGAGAGCGTGTTGAACCATCTCTCGTACTCCTCTTTTGTCTGGTACGCTAAAACACCTCCCTTGGCCACGATCTCCTCAATTGTGGTCCAGCGGAACTCGGAGATGGCCTTGCGGTTCATGATATTCTCTATCAACTCTCCACCTGTAGCAGGAACGTTCTCCAGAGAGTATCCTGCCTCAACCATCCTGTTCATGATGCGAGCAACGCTCTCGAGGGTGTCAAGATGTGCACCTCCACCAACTGCAGCCTCCACAGAGGCGCATGGATTGTTGTGCAGTATAAATGCAACACGCCGCTGTGAGACCGGCTTTCTCGCAAGCTCTATCCATCTTCTGACTCGCATCGCCAGCCTCTCACACCGCTCTCTGATGGGTGCGCGCTCAATATATTCGTCATGTCTGCCGCCTGCCCCGATGATTATGGGTTCTATCACTCCCTCGAACTCGGGCATGGCAACACTCCAGCCGATGTCATTGGACAGACCAATGGAACTCTCCCACTCCTCCAGTGTCATGTGGTATGATATGATCGGCTCGAACACAGGCACGTTAAGTCTTTTAAGAAGATCTATGCCTGTTCGGTTGCTCTTTGAATCTCCAACGCTCCTCGCATCCTGACCCAGGAAGAAGGGGATTGTCTTGACCAGAGCATCGATGCGTGGTCTGCCACCATCGAGGAAATAGTCTGATACAACATCAGCCATGCTCCTTGTGCCAAGCTCTTTATCTCTAACAGAATATGTGAATACAGGAATCACATTCAACCCCTGATTCTCCAGAGCTCTGATGAGCTCATCCTCAACAGCAAGAGAACCGTTGGCCCAATAAAACCTGGAGATGAGTACGCCAACAGTCGGGCCATCATCAGGCTCATACCATTCGAGGTAGGCATCAATATCGTCGAAACAATCAGCAGCATCTGGATGGTACAGACCCTCCCAGGGCAGCGGCTTTGGCGGATCGAAGTGCGTATCAACATCGAGCAGTTCTTTCTCCAAGTAAAGAAACATGTTGCAGATGTTCTCCTCTCCCCCGTAGGTCAAATAGGTATTTGCGGTTATCACAACATCTGGGGGTGCGGTCGATAACATCCAGTAAGATGAATCATATCCCAGGCAGACGATGGGAGTACGCTTTCCAATCTCGTTCATCTTCGGCTCGAGCTCATCCCAGAGCGCATCCCCTCCCCTGTGAATGAAGACGAGATCTGACTCAAAAGCCGAATGAATTGCCTCCTCCAGCATCTCTGGACTCTCAGATAGACGCTGGTTTGAGTACAGTCGCAGATTCAATCCCAACCGGCGGTTCGCCTTTGCGATTATGGGTATGTATGAGTTGCCCACAAGACACGTGACCCTCATGATAACCCCCTTAATATACTATATTACCACAAAACCATATAATTGCGGGTAGTTTGTTCTAGTAGATAATACTTTCTATGCTAAAGATCTTATTTTTCGTTTATACTTTCTTAAATAAAGTTTATATATTCATATCTTATCTCAACAACATATGCATCGAGAGCAATCGACCATACAAGATCTATCTCGTGCTCTTGCTCAACAGTTCGATCTAAAGGTGCGCCCTCTCTGCGTTTACGGGTCGCATTTCGCGCCAAAAGAGGGCATTCACGCATCTACTGTCACCAATTGCATTGCATCTGCTATGTTCAGGCTGGCAAAGGGTGCGATTCACGGCCAGCTGTACGTCGCGGATGTTAAGGGTCGACCTGTTTGCAGGTGTGTGGGCGGACGGACCTGGTTCGGTTTCAGCAGCCATTTTGATTCTTCTTTGTGCGAGCAGATGGTAAGTAAAGCGTTAAAGGCAGATATAGCAACAGCGGCAGAGACCTTCAGGAGTGTGGGCAAGATCAGTCCGATCGGAAGGTATGTTGTGATCAGCTGCTGCGAAGATCTCCATGAGGATCCGGGAGTGAGGTGCATTGCGTGCTTTGCAGAAGCGGCGAAGATCAGGGATATGTGTAACTCCGTTCACTTTCATGCCAGGGAGATACTTGGTCATATATCAGTCCCTTGGGGCCCATCATGTGCGACGCTCGTGACATATCCGGCAGGTATGGCTGAGAATGTTCCGCAGGACTGTATCTTTTTAGGACCTGTAGACCCATCTGCGAAGGAGTGGCTGCCAGACGGATATCTGGCGCTGGGTATACCGATAGATATCGCAAGAATGTTAATACTATGAGAATTCTAAAAACACACCGGCTCATCCGGAGGAGATATCTGACTTATAAGATGTGCATGAAGTTTCCCTCCTAAAATTAGGAGGTGACACCATTTACTTTGATCTCTGGCGTTCGATAACATTGATTTTGAATCCCACATTTCGCAGTAAGGCTATGCAAAATTGAAAATTTTTTTGGTTACAAAATACTCAAATTCTAGGATAACAAAATCACATAATGTGCATCAAATTTCGCATATTCTTTTAATAAGAAACATATGTAATAAAATAAAATTATTAATTGTGCAATTTTCTAAATTATAAAATTATAAATAAAAAATTTTGCATTGTCTGTAAGATTTTTAACAAAGCTTGCCGATTTGCATTTATCCTGCATTTCGCATTAACGTTGATTTTCCAAACAATTTCCTGGGATGGGGCGTGTGGCAAACGTTTTAAGCTGCACCAAGGGTTTTGTTCTGAGGAGCAGCTTAGATGGAGACAGACACGCGATCGCTGGATCATTTGGGGATAGTTGCGGCGGTTTTCGACCGGCTTGGCATAGCGGATGTTATAGATTCGCGTATGCCGAAGTTGAGGCAGCACAAGCTGGAACATTCGGTGATTGTTAAGGCGATGGTTCTGAACGGTCTTGGTTTTGTGGGTCAGAGGTTGTACCTGTTTCCGGAGTTCTACGAGAGGCTGCCTGTTGAGAGGCTTCTTGGGGATGGAGTTAACGCATCTGATTTGAACGATGATGCGATAGGCAGGACGCTGGATGCGATTTATGAGCAAGGTGCTACGGATCTTTTCAACGAGATAGCGTTGAAGGTGATGGGAGAGCTCGAGCTTGGAGTCCAGAGGTTGCACGCAGACACCACAAGCTTCAGCGTTCATGGCAGCTATGAGGGTTTCAATGGCGGTAGATCGATTGAGATAACGTTGGGCCATTCGAAGGACAGCCGGATGGATCTGAAACAGTTTGTTCTCAGTCTTGTGACGAACCAGGACGGTATACCGCTTTTTGCAAAAGCGCATTCAGGTAACGCATCCGACAGGAACACGATCATAGAGTCGTTTTTAAAGATCAAATCCGGACTCAACCTTGAAGACTGCGCGTATTACATAGCAGACAGTGCAGTCTACACCGAGCCCAACATCAGGATGCTCGGCAGGGAGATGAAATGGATAACACGTGTCCCGGCCACGATAAAGGAGTGTGAGATGCTTCTTGACAGCGATGTTGAGATGGTTGAGTGTCGCGACGCCAGGTACAGATGCTTCTCGACGACCTCTGATTACGGCGGAGTACAGCAGAAGTGGGTCCTTTACCAGTCAGAACCGATGCGAGATCTCAAGGCAGAGAGGTTCGAGAATCATCTTGAAAAGGACGGGACAAAAGCAAGACGGTCTCTGGCAAAACTGAAACGGCGTGAGTTCGCATGCGAAGCAGACGCACTGAAAGAAACTGAACTGTGGGCCAGAGACCATCCGCTCTACAGGTTCAGCCATATCTCTCTCAAAAAGGTCTGCAAACGAGCAGATAAAAAACGAGGACGACCTAAAAACGGCGAAAAACTCATCGAAATATATTTTATAGACGCGGATATCGAACTCGACCAGGAAAAAGTCGAAAAAACGAAATCCAGGCTCGGAAGGTTTATAATCGCAACTAACGACCTCAATATCGACCCTGATACACTACTCAGCTACTATAAAGGACAGCAAGAGGTAGAACGCGGATTCAGGTTCCTCAAAGACAAAAGCTTCCGAGTCGCAGAGGTCTACCTCAAAAAAGAAGAACGCATCGAAGCTCTCGCCATGATCATGGTCCTCTCACTCATGATCTATTCCGTGGCAGAGTGGCTGATCAGAAAAAGGTTGCAAGAATCAAATCAATCCATACCAAATCAGCTGAAGAAACCCACACAAAAACCAACTCTCAAGTGGATCGCGTTCATGTTCCTCGGTGTCACCGAAGTCAACATATGGCTGTGCGGCGAGAAACACCAGAAAATCGCTAACCTCAACGAGAATACTTTGAAAATAATAAAACTGTTTGGACCAGAATGCGAAAAATACTACGGAATGGAGCGTTAATGCGGAATGTGGGATTTATGTTCTCCTATTACTATTATCAACTGCGACTGAAAGTTATTCCGTTAATGCGGAATGTGGGTTGAATCCTATTGTGGTATCTTTTAAGCTTTGTTCTGGCGCTGCTGTGTTAAATAATATTTGGAAATCCAATAGCAGAGAGCTAATTCATATAACATGAGACTTTAGTAAGAATCGATAGCTATTGGCCACAAGGCATCGAATTATTCAACACAGCATCTGGCGCTATTTATGTCGATTCTCATATCGAGCAGTTGCGCAGGTTACGTTTCCCATTGTCAGATACCGGTTCTACTTGATTTCTACTCTCGTTGATGCCGAGCATTATTTGTGTCGTGCAAGCATTATGCTGAACGCTCTTCTCATTCGGTCGTCAGATCACACAGCCAAACCAATAGAGGGGGCTCCAAGAACCGCACTGTAAAATGAAAGACATAGAGCGGGTAGGGGAGTGGGGGTTATTAAAACAACAAGTATACCCGCTCATCGCTGCTCTCGCGCATTGATTGTATAAATAACTTTTCTCAATGCTGCCTGGATCCGGAATGTTTTCTCCTGGCGATCCTGTTTGCTATCCTGGCTGCAAATGCGCCCGCGACGAAGCCAGCATCTATGTTGACCACCACAAGCACAGAGCAGGACTGGAGCATCGAGAGGAGCGCTGCGATCCCGTTTCCGCCAGCACCGTAGCCCGTGGAGACGGGAAGGCCTATTACAGGAGCGTCTGTCAGTCCAGCAACAACAGCCGGAAGCGTCCCCTCACGGCCGGCAGCGACGACCATTGCATCCACTCCCGCCATCCTTTTCATCGCCGGAAAGAGGCGGTGGATGCCTGCGACGCCGACATCATATTCGGTCAGGACCTCGCAGCCCATCGCCTCTGCCGTGACCCTGGCCTCCTCCGCGACCGGTATGTCCGCGGTCCCGGCGCTGAGTATTCCTACTTTCCCACCCGTCCTCTCGATCTGGCCTGCTTTGAGAAGAACCGCTTTTGCATTCTCATACCACATCAGCTCAGCGTTCTCTGGGAGATCGATCGATCGCAGAGCGCTGAGATGCGCATCGGAGACCCTCGTCACTATGACCTTGCCTGTGGATTCGAGATGCTCCAGCGCAATCCTTGCAAGATCATCTGGCCTTTTTCCCTCTGCAAGAATCGCCTCGGGCACATCTATCCTGTCCTCACGCATGTGATCTATCTTTGCGATCGATCCGACCTCTCTGTAGCTTAGAAGCCTTATCCTGCTCAGCGCCTCCTCTAAATCAATCTCTCTCCTCGAGAACCTCTCGAGAATATCGCGCAGCCCGGTCACGTGTGAATGGTATGGATGAAGGAATAAAGAGGTTTCCGCATCGGAATGGTCTAAACGTTTTCGATCATGCGGCAGAAGATCTGCGGACTCAAAAGCTATTTGAGATCGAATCAAAGTTCAGCCTGCTGCCAGAACTTCAAAATAAAATAGAGGCCGGAAAGATCGGCCTTTTCATCTCACAGTGACCCTGATGGTCTTGTCGAGCTGGCTTCCATCGATCATCGCCGTTATTCTGAAGCTCTTTTCCCCTGGAGCGCCGAATGTCGAGCGCATCCTGTACATGCCTGTGGAGATTCTGGTGAGCGTGCTCCCCTGCTTAGCAGCATCCTGCGGGCTCCAGCTCATCTCCATTGACGTCGGGTCGATGAGCTCGCCATAGTTATTGAAGAACCGCAGAGTCATTGTGTATGCCCTGTTTGCCCTTCTAGAGCTGAAGCTCGCCCTGACATCGCATGGCGGCAGCGCGGCTGTTATCTTCAGAGGTGTAGCGTAGATGCTGTTGTCCTCTAGGTATGATAACCAGTAATGTCCTTTGCCATAAGCGATTGATGGCCAGCTTAGATCACCGCTCAGCACGAGGCTCTTATCGATGCTGCTCCAATCGCGCCTGTACCTCTCTAGCGCAATCCCTTCATCGCTCCTGTACACCAGCATGAACTCACCATTGCTCCACAGCAGGTACGGCTGATCCTCGTCTGTGGATCCTCCCGTCAGCCTTCTCGTATCCAGCATGTTGAGGTTCATGTCGAGCTTCTTGACAATCACATCGAGATTCCCGCGATCCTCTGACACATAAGAGACGTAGATGTAGCCGCTGGCCAGGACGATCGATGGGATGTCCTGGTAGTAGCTGTCGGCTGCGAGCCTTACACTCCTGATTGGATTCCAGGTGGAATCGAAGCGTGTCAGGTAGACATCACCGTTGCTGCTCCTCCCACCTTCCCATGACTGGTACGCCAGGAAGAAATCCTCACCCACCTTAAGCAGAGCAGGAGAGTCCTGATCGCTTGCAGATGTTGTGAGCTGTTTTGTCTCCAGCACGTTCAGGCTCTGGTCGAGCTTCTTCATGAAGATGTCCATGTTTCCCTTCTCGTTGGAGACGTAGACGACATAGTAGTTCTTCCCGTCGTAGATGACCGATGGCCTGTCCTGGTATGCGTCGTCGCTTGTCAGCAGCTTGCTGCTCAGCGGTTTCATCGATGCATCATAGGTCTGTATCTTGATGTCGCCGTTGCTGTTCCTGCCACGCTCCCATGACTGGCAGACAAGCGCAAATCCCCTGTCCGTGGAGATCAGCCTGGGTGAGTCCTTGATCTGATCCCTGACCTGGGCGCCGGTCACGATCTCCAGCCTCGGCTGGAGCAGCCTGTAGACCTGGCCCTTGGCGCTGTCGTAGGAGTTTGGTGTCGCATGCTTCCCGTCCCTAACGTAGACGAAGACTGTGTAATCACCAGCATCTCCAAGATCCGAGCTCCAGGTCCATGTGTTGGAGGTCGACCAGTCTCTAACTATCTGCCATGTGTTCCCGGTCGATGGGCCCTTCAGCCAGAACCTGTAGTAGATCGGATCTCTATCAGGATCTGTGGCCACTGCGGTCCATTTGATTTGGGTTCCACTGGCCTGCGGGCTTGGTTTGTCGGGCGTGAGCGATGTTATCACAGGCGGCAGGTTCGGCTTCACAACGATGCTGAACGCCGCGCTGGCCTGGTCGTCCCAGCCTGTCGGAGGCGCATGGAGGCCGTCTCTGACCTGGACTATCACCTGAGACCTGCCGATATCAATATCCGACGTCCTCCATGTCCACGTGTTCGAGAGCGACCAGTCCTGCACAACCTTCCATGTGTAGCCTGTGGACGGGCCGTTCAGCATGAACCTGTAGTAGACCTGGTAGCCCTCAGGATCGATCGCTGTAGCGCTCCACGTCACAGAGCTCCCTGCGTACTGCGGGCTCGGGAGGCTCGAGCCGAAGCTGGTTATCACAGGCGGCAGGTTCGGGCGCGGTATGTATCCCAGGATCATGTAGCCGCAGATCCTCTTATCATCATAATCCGGGGAGTGCTTTCCATCCTTCACGTATACCATTATCTCGTTGAAACCGATATCGAAGAACG from Methanothrix thermoacetophila PT includes the following:
- a CDS encoding DUF169 domain-containing protein, producing MHREQSTIQDLSRALAQQFDLKVRPLCVYGSHFAPKEGIHASTVTNCIASAMFRLAKGAIHGQLYVADVKGRPVCRCVGGRTWFGFSSHFDSSLCEQMVSKALKADIATAAETFRSVGKISPIGRYVVISCCEDLHEDPGVRCIACFAEAAKIRDMCNSVHFHAREILGHISVPWGPSCATLVTYPAGMAENVPQDCIFLGPVDPSAKEWLPDGYLALGIPIDIARMLIL
- a CDS encoding IS1634-like element ISMth2 family transposase, whose translation is METDTRSLDHLGIVAAVFDRLGIADVIDSRMPKLRQHKLEHSVIVKAMVLNGLGFVGQRLYLFPEFYERLPVERLLGDGVNASDLNDDAIGRTLDAIYEQGATDLFNEIALKVMGELELGVQRLHADTTSFSVHGSYEGFNGGRSIEITLGHSKDSRMDLKQFVLSLVTNQDGIPLFAKAHSGNASDRNTIIESFLKIKSGLNLEDCAYYIADSAVYTEPNIRMLGREMKWITRVPATIKECEMLLDSDVEMVECRDARYRCFSTTSDYGGVQQKWVLYQSEPMRDLKAERFENHLEKDGTKARRSLAKLKRREFACEADALKETELWARDHPLYRFSHISLKKVCKRADKKRGRPKNGEKLIEIYFIDADIELDQEKVEKTKSRLGRFIIATNDLNIDPDTLLSYYKGQQEVERGFRFLKDKSFRVAEVYLKKEERIEALAMIMVLSLMIYSVAEWLIRKRLQESNQSIPNQLKKPTQKPTLKWIAFMFLGVTEVNIWLCGEKHQKIANLNENTLKIIKLFGPECEKYYGMER
- the larB gene encoding nickel pincer cofactor biosynthesis protein LarB; translated protein: MTGLRDILERFSRREIDLEEALSRIRLLSYREVGSIAKIDHMREDRIDVPEAILAEGKRPDDLARIALEHLESTGKVIVTRVSDAHLSALRSIDLPENAELMWYENAKAVLLKAGQIERTGGKVGILSAGTADIPVAEEARVTAEAMGCEVLTEYDVGVAGIHRLFPAMKRMAGVDAMVVAAGREGTLPAVVAGLTDAPVIGLPVSTGYGAGGNGIAALLSMLQSCSVLVVVNIDAGFVAGAFAARIANRIARRKHSGSRQH